Proteins encoded in a region of the Pelmatolapia mariae isolate MD_Pm_ZW linkage group LG16_19, Pm_UMD_F_2, whole genome shotgun sequence genome:
- the LOC134645384 gene encoding 2-Hydroxyacid oxidase 2-like yields the protein MCQERSSANRMNNCNREGVCCGEMQMVCLTDFEEYAKEHLSKATWDYYAAGADECCTRDGNLLAYKRIRLRPRILRDVSVSDTRTTVQGTEISFPVGIAPTAFHCLAWHEGEVATARATEALNTCYITSTFSTCSVEEIVAAAPNGYRWFQLYVYRDRKLSEQMVHRVEALGYKALVLTVDDPYTGKRRNDIRNQFKLPPHLKKSCTITNMHCKQETAGPEEYGIPANTLDPSISWKDVYWLQSITRLPIIIKGILTKEDAELAVEHGVQGIIVSNHGGRQLDGGPASIDALPEIVDTVQGRIEVYVDGGIRTGSDVLKALALGAKCVFIGRPAVWGLAYKGEEGVREVLQILNDEFRLSMALSGCRNVAEINRNLIQFSKL from the exons AGAGGGAGTTTGTTGTGGAGAGATGCAGATGGTATGCCTGACAGACTTTGAGGAGTATGCTAAGGAGCATCTCTCAAAGGCCACCTGGGATTATTATGCAGCTGGAGCAGATGAATGCTGCACCAGGGACGGCAATCTGCTGGCTTACAAAAG GATCCGTCTGAGGCCTCGTATCCTGCGGGACGTGTCAGTGAGCGACACACGGACCACTGTGCAGGGGACGGAAATCAGCTTTCCTGTCGGTATTGCACCTACTGCCTTTCACTGCCTGGCCTGGCATGAAGGAGAGGTGGCCACAGCTCGGG CCACCGAGGCGCTCAACACCTGCTACATCACCAGCACATTTTCCACATGTTCAGTGGAGGAGATCGTGGCGGCAGCACCCAACGGTTACCGCTGGTTCCAGCTGTAtgtgtaccgagacaggaagCTGTCGGAACAAATGGTGCACCGCGTAGAGGCGCTCGGGTACAAGGCATTGGTCCTCACTGTCGACGACCCCTATACTGGAAAGCGCCGCAATGACATTCGCAACCAGTTCAAACTTCCACCACATCTCAAA AAGAGTTGTACAATCACAAACATGCACTGTAAGCAGGAGACAGCAGGCCCAGAGGAGTATGGGATACCAGCTAACACCCTGGACCCCTCAATCAGCTGGAAGGACGTCTACTGGCTACAGTCCATCACACGCCTCCCTATCATCATCAAGGGTATCCTGACCAAGGAGGATGCTGAGCTGGCCGTGGAGCATGGCGTCCAGGGCATCATCGTGTCAAACCACGGGGGCAGACAGCTGGACGGAGGCCCAGCCTCG ATTGATGCACTGCCAGAGATTGTGGACACTGTACAAGGCAGAATTGAGGTCTATGTTGACGGAGGAAtcagaacaggaagtgatgtacTGAAAGCGCTGGCCTTGGGGGCCAAGTGTGTTTTCATTGGCCGTCCAGCAGTGTGGGGCCTTGCATACAAG GGAGAAGAAGGAGTGAGGGAAGTACTGCAAATCTTAAACGATGAGTTCCGTCTGTCTATGGCTCTATCAG GTTGCAGGAATGTAGCTGAAATCAACAGGAACCTCATTCAGTTTTCCAAGCTGTGA